The genomic window CCTTATTAACAATGATCATATTCATATCATCTGGAGAAAAAAGTTCTCCAAATTTTATCCCAGCAATTCTGTTAAAACGAACACACGCCTCATCAAGATACATGATTATTCACTCCTTAAAAAACTCAGTAATTTCAATACTCAGCGTATTAGCTAACAAGTTAAGAAAAGAAAGAGAAACACTCTTATCACACTTAGCAGATTCCAGTTTCGTAAGATAGCTTAAACTGATTCCAGTTTTCTCACACAACTGAACTTGTGTTAGTCCTGCAATCGTCCTATACTTTTTTATATTTTTGCCGATAACCGCATACAATTTTTCGTCCGATTCAAACAACACATCGCTCACCCTTTCTCTATGATAATTATAACATAAAACTAAAAGCCGTATGTTTCACATATAGTGAAACATACGGCTTAATGCTATTATTTACTTTCTGAATACGAATAAGTATTCATGTGCTATCAAAAGAAAATTATACTTGACACTGTTAGTTTTCCAATATCCCGTTGCTTTGCAGTTATGTTGCTCTTTAATGATAAGCTCTTTCAGCGTAAATCCTGCTTCTTGGAATATCTTCATTACGTCAAAGCTCATAGGTATCATACAGCCCTTTTGACGAGTATCACCCATAAGCACAGCACAGAACTTTCCTTTTTTCAGCACACGATAACACTCAGCTGCAACAGGCTTCATAGCTTCCAGAAAGTCTTTTACTTTGAGCTGCGATAAATCCTCGGGTATTCCGTCACTGTATTTGATTATATCAGCATAGGGCGGGTGGGTGCATATAAGGTCTACGGATTCATCACTCTGGAAATACAAATCACGAGCGTCACCCTTATACAAAAACACTTTGCCCTGTGCAGGAGGATAGTCAAAATCTATTTTTTCACGGCAGCGTGTGAGTGCTTCATCATTGCAGTCAACACCAATTATATTTCTGTTGAGCAGCTTGGCTTCAACGAGGGTTGTTCCACCGCCTGCGAACTGATCAAGAACTAAATCGCCTTCCTGCGAATATCTGAGAATGATATTTCTCGGTATATATGGCGACCAGTTACCACGCCACTTAGCATCGTGGGTTGCCCAATCCCCACGTTTCGGAAATGACCAGTGCGTAGTCATTTCAAGTTCAAAATCATCGGGCTCCCATTTTTTGATTTTTTTCATACTTGTATAAATCTTTGCATTAATGGTATAAAATCTTTTGTAGGTATTTTTTCAACATTAGCACCTGACCTTTGATAATATTCATTTTCATACATTGCAGGTTCTGATAAGCCTTGTACCTTAAAGATTAATACCATTTTTCCGCCATAATCAAGAAACTTGATATTGTTTAATATGTCTTTTTTGTACGATTCTGATATGTCAATTTTCTGAATTTTATTAACTATATATTGGTAAAATTTATCTTCTCCCTTTCCGAACATATCAATATCAAAATTCACACCTGTAACATAGTAACTATGATATTGTACGGGTTTATACTTTTCATCAATATTAACAAGTTTATCAGAATCAGTTTTTTTGTCAGCAACTCCAACTATCACATATCCAATTGAATTCTTTCCTGCATTTGCCATTGCTGTGAGTGTTAATAATATTTTACATAATACATCATCGTTAAATTCTCGCTTAACTTTATTATAAAAGCCGAGTTTAAAATCAAAACAGGTTTGTTCTGTTTTTGATTGTTGTAATATAGTTTCTAATTGTGTACTCCATAGAACTGTAGCAGGGTCATCTAAGTTTTCAACAAAGTGATTCTGGATAATTCCTACAACCGCTGATATATTTGTTTCTCGTTCTTTAGCACTCCAATTTCCTCCACCTTGACTTA from Ruminococcus sp. NK3A76 includes these protein-coding regions:
- a CDS encoding helix-turn-helix transcriptional regulator; the encoded protein is MSDVLFESDEKLYAVIGKNIKKYRTIAGLTQVQLCEKTGISLSYLTKLESAKCDKSVSLSFLNLLANTLSIEITEFFKE
- a CDS encoding DNA methyltransferase, which encodes MKKIKKWEPDDFELEMTTHWSFPKRGDWATHDAKWRGNWSPYIPRNIILRYSQEGDLVLDQFAGGGTTLVEAKLLNRNIIGVDCNDEALTRCREKIDFDYPPAQGKVFLYKGDARDLYFQSDESVDLICTHPPYADIIKYSDGIPEDLSQLKVKDFLEAMKPVAAECYRVLKKGKFCAVLMGDTRQKGCMIPMSFDVMKIFQEAGFTLKELIIKEQHNCKATGYWKTNSVKYNFLLIAHEYLFVFRK